From a single Vicugna pacos chromosome 4, VicPac4, whole genome shotgun sequence genomic region:
- the ENHO gene encoding adropin — protein MGAAISQGALIAIICNGLVGFLLLLLWVILCWACHSRSANIDSLSESSPNSSPGPCPEKAPPPQKPSHEGSYLLQP, from the coding sequence ATGGGGGCAGCCATCTCCCAGGGGGCCCTCATCGCCATCATCTGCAACGGCCTCGTAGGcttcttgctgctgctgctctgggtcATCCTCTGCTGGGCCTGCCACTCCCGCTCTGCCAACATCGACTCCCTCTCCGAATCCAGTCCCAACTCCAGCCCTGGCCCCTGTCCTGAGAAGGCGCCTCCGCCCCAGAAGCCCAGCCATGAAGGCAGCTACCTGCTGCAGCCCTGA